Proteins co-encoded in one Chaetodon auriga isolate fChaAug3 chromosome 9, fChaAug3.hap1, whole genome shotgun sequence genomic window:
- the LOC143326201 gene encoding uncharacterized protein LOC143326201, whose translation MVHKYDTERAVGLLRRYQANLTRPEEQTLKTSVGKVSAILGSQLFQALLDIQECYEVTLQLNKEQTVVKEDSRQDAWEDQEEEGVSRVRVTSRRSPHKVERVSGLVTRSHVDMPKWHMAAQWPQALAFQLSPELVQSVGGGGVEA comes from the exons acacagagagagcagtggGGCTGCTCAGACGGTACCAGGCCAACCTGACCCGTCCAGAGGAGCAGACCCTGAAGACCAGCGTGGGCAAAGTGTCTGCCATCTTGGGCAGCCAGCTGTTCCAAGCTCTTCTTG atATTCAAGAGTGTTACGAGGTGACCTTGCAACTGAACAAGGAACAAACAGTTGTGAAAGAAGACAGCAGGCAGGATGCGTGGGAG gaccaggaggaggagggtgtgtcTCGGGTGCGAGTGACCAGCAGGAGGAGCCCTCACAAAGTGGAGCGAGTTTCTGGCTTGGTGACTCGCTCCCATGTCGATATGCCAAAG TGGCACATGGCAGCACAGTGGCCGCAGGCGTTGGCGTTTCAGCTGAGCCCAGAACTAGTGCAATCggtgggtggtgggggtgtGGAGGCGTGA